The genomic DNA ctttgagatgaagggagtgtaatttactctttatttATCTCCCAAAATGTAGTATATTACTTTCTTTTTGACAGATTGTAATGTATTTTACTTAAAATTCTTATCAAAAGGAATAACTTCAAAAATTTACTAATCAATCTTTTATTACATACAATTCAACAAGATCCAAGTAATTCATCCATCTCTCAAGCCAAATCCAACTTCAATTCTGTCATACAGTATAGAACCAGAAAAAAGTTTATTCCATATTTTACCAAGGAAATGTGCACCATTATTTAACAGTATTATGATAGAAATTGATACCATAAAGAACTAAAATTTATCTAAATAGATAAAAAAGAAACTGAAATACTGAAATGTGGGGTCCAATAAAACACTTTCATCACACAGGTATGTACTAATCCATCCACTCAATTCATAATCGTAGCAGTCACTTTTGGCAACACCTTTTGGGAAAACAAGATGAATTGCAGCTACATTTCCATCAATATTCATAACTGGCTTCTTGCAGATGTCATCAGCTATACATAGTTACCATGACACAAACAGAACAGTAAGTAACTAAAAGTGGTGAAGCCAAGAATTTTGCTCTAGTTAACAATAAGCATATTTAGCCAAAGAGAATCATATGCAAAGTAACAACTTAtggatcaaaaacaaaaaagtcttgTTATATTTTGCATATTCTAGAATAAATGCAATAACAAATTAAGACCAAAGACATTTAGAgtatgaaacaaaacaaacagtAAAAAGGTAGTTTATGAGGTTACAAAGAAATCAATCTACAAATAATGAAATTCATCTACTTTTGAAAATCCAGAAAATGAAATAACATAAACCAAATAAAGTTATCATTGGTTCTAACAAGATGTAATGTGGGTACCTTCATCACCATTTTAAGATTATGTTTGGGATGTGAGCAATTTTTGCCCATGTTGCACTTGTTTGTGTCTCACATTCTTCAATTAAATCAGGACAATCAGCAATTTGTAGGGTCTGTAATTTGGCAAGGCGAGGCATTCCTTCGGGCAGCGAAGCCAAACATTCACAGTCCAAAAGATTGATACGATGAAGTGATGAGAGGTTGCAAATCCAATCTGGCAATGCCTCTAGATCCTTACAATCCAAAAATGTAATACTTTCCAAGAAAGGAAGACGGTTGGTGCCGTTCCTAAACCAAATTCCaatttcttgaaattttttatttagaacCTTACGAAAACCAAGATGCTTGAGAGAAGTCAGAATTTGCAACCAATCCTCTGGGAGTTTTTTCACATTCAGATCATATCCACCAATGTGCAAGTATTTTAGCATAGAAAGAGGAGGGAATTCAATCGGACACATTGAACCTACCATGTTTAATGTCGTCTCCAATGCCTCCACTTTAGAAAATTCTAAACTCAATTCCTCAAGTTTTGGAAAAGTAGGCATTTGAGTCAACTCATCACATCCACAAATATATAACTCAGAAAGACGAGGAAAGGATAGATGATATAACTGTGAAGAGTTATTATCATCATCGACACCATCTCTCATTTTCCTCCATCCTGTCAGCTTTCCACATCCGACAAACTTGAGTTTCTTCAAAGATGGGAAAAATGATTCAGATGAAAGAGGCTCTTCATAATATATGACTTCCAATTCTTTAAGATGAAATACACTAAGTGACTTAAGAAACAGGAGACATTCCATTGGTGGGAGATACTGCAAACCTGGACAATAATTGAGAGAGATTTGAACAATATTTGAGAGTGAAGACCAATTTGAAACAATGACACTCTTATACTGTCCTCTCAGACCCAATTTTCCAAATCTAGATGTTCTCTTCTTCTGTTCAGATGTTTTAAATATTCtatatcaaaatatctcaaactaATTAATTTTGAGATATCTATTGTAGAAAATTCAACTTTACATCTGTGCAATAATAGTGTTTGTAAACAAACAAGATTGCTTATGGATGTCGAAAGACTTCCGACTACTTCACACTCTTGTAAGTTAAGATATCTCAAATGGTTCAACTTTTCAATTGAATCACACAAATTACTTAGAGAACAACGCATAAGCTTCAAGACGCGTaagtatttgaattttgaaatgactAATAATTCCTTTTCATTCAACTTTTCTGAAAAATCAGTCAACAAAATCAAAGTTCGCATCTTGTTTGAACTCAATGACTCCAAGAAACCAATAGCATCCCTTTTCAACATTATATGCATGGGACTTCCTACCAGTCTTTTTGTCTCACTGTCCAAGTAACAACAATCATTACCGGCTACTTTCATTGAAAGGTCATGCATTTTGAAACTACGTATATCTCCATGATAAATTTCAGCATCTTGGAAAAAAGACTTCATCAATAAAATCGTCACAAATTGGTTACCGATGTCTTCCATGCGCTGCTTTTCATCAGAACATTCGAGATAACCTTGTGCCATCCATAGTTGAATCAACTCATCCTTCTCTATTTTCCAATCTTTAGTATATAAAGAGCAGTAGGCAAAACATTGCCGTAGTTGAGGAGACAAGTTTTGGTAACTCAGTTTCAACACCGGCATGATGCTTTCTTCGTCTTCACATAATTTCCAAAAGTCACCTTGTAAAACATCAATCCattctctttcttcatttttgcCCTGCAATAGGCCTCCTAGTGTTCTGATTGCAAGTGGAACACCACTGCACTTTTCTGCAATCTTCTTGCCAATTGTTTCAAGAGTTTGGTTTACTGCTTTCGTCTCATCCCCATATGTAATAATGTTCGTCAACAAACTCCAAGATTTTTCTAGAGTCAAACCATTCAAATTATAGGAGACGCTTACACCCATTCTTTCTGCAACAATTTTAGAACGAGTTGTCACTACAACCTTACTGCCTTTAGCACCATACATCAAATAAGTCCTCAATTGAGCCCATTTTCCAAAACTCTCGTTCCAAATGTCATCTAGGACTAACAAGTATTTTTTACCAGTTAGATTTTCTCGAAGCATGTTTTGCAAGTTTTCTAATGATAATGTATCATTAATTGGTTCCTTTGTTAATGACTCCAACATGTTCTTCACAATAGTTTTGACATCAAAGTTATCAGAGACACAAACCCACATAcacttttcaaaataatttgttacTTCACCATCATTGTATACCAATTGAGAAAGAGCTGTCTTTCCCAAACCACCAATCCCAACAATAGCAACCACAGAGACACGTTGATTTTCATGTGATTGCCTCAACATGCTTACAATGTCATTTTTATCATCATCTCTTCCAATGATATCTGACTCTAACACAAAAGAACTTTTTTCTCTCCTAACACTATTAGTTTGCTGAACCACCACAACATTCGGGTTTAGATTCAACACAGACATATCTTTCACCACATCATTAAACTTCTTTTGTATCTTTTCAACCTCATAAGCCATTTTACGGCTAAAAGCAATTCTATTCGGAGATAAAGAATGAAGCACCTGTGTTACTTTGTTCTTACGAGCTTCATCCCGTTTTTGTCTCATGTCTTCGATAGCAAATTCATCTAGCAAGTCATCAGCAGGATGAAGTACATCATCTTTGAGTCTTCTTATCCAGATTTGTACAGCATGActtttctcttgtttgtcttcaGCATCAAGGAGCACAGCTTTGATGGATTCAACTGTGTTTTTAAGCCTTTCCAGTTCATCCATCACACCATAAATCCGTCCAAATTCACGAAAGGCCGCTGAAGCCAACCTGACAAAAGAAAATTTCCAGCATATATATCAACTAACTGTAATTATAACATATATTGTGAATGAAACAATTCAAgggaaaaaatagagaaaaggtTGGAAAATGAAGTAAGTAACCTGTTAACGAGGCTTGCAGCAACAGCATAAGGAATTTGTTCAGCCatccttcaaaaagaaaatactacaaattaaacaaattgaAGATTGAAAAAAGTTTGAGAGTGGCAATGAATAACAGGAAGGGAGGaataatgaaaataatgataatatttgatggctattttttttcttcttacagTAATATTAGTATGAAGTTTCTTTCTACCACCTTTTAGCTTATGATCTTTCTTTAAAGTCCAAGTGGACCAACCCATTGTTGACAAGGactaataatgttttttttttaagggaacgGCTAATAATGTTTTGttattctcaacaaaaaaaagtaaaaatgtatattaggttattagtaacaaaaaaataaaaaagataggaGATTTTGGGATgctagataattattactattttacCGAGTAAATAAGCAATTTTactcctgaaattgtaagttttgtcTATTaccctctgaaattaacaaaacttcaattacccccatgaaattgcataacgttaatcaatttacccctccgtcaaatttttctgttagtgacaTTTTTGTCCTGCATTGTCAATCGCTGTTAGGACCATGAAGATCGGAGAAAAAGTCATTTTAACTGTTAAGCCACAATTTAAGTAGTCTAGAAATTAACTAAACAAGTTTTGCAAAACAAGCATCACTACTCTTTGAGAACGGAACATAACTAGAAATCCTCGTATTCTGTTATAGATGGATTTGGTGACAAGGGCAGGCCAGCTCACCATGATGAAGCTTCAGTTCCACCTAACGCAACATTGCAGATCACTCTCAGGTTAGTTTCTTGGTACAAAGCAACTTTTCATAAGCAGCTTCTCAAGGAAGGAGAAGGAGCTGATGTACCGTCCAAATGAGGGAGCTCTTGTGAAATGTAaatcatcattcatcattgattGATTGCTAATATATTATGATATGATGgctcttttttttaatggatttaGTGCATCGGTTCTGATGTGTTATCTCCTCATTTTGCATTTTTGTAGTAAAACTAATTGGTAAGCTGCAAGATGGCACTGTATTTTTGAACAAGGGATataatgatggtgatgatgatgaagcgGATCTGTTTGAATTTAAAACAGACGAGGGTAATTTTAATTTTCCCAATGTTTCACCCTCTCACCATCATttgtttttaaatcaaataaagtgAATGCTTTTTGTATTGAGCAGAGCAAGTGATTGATGGGCTTGATAAAGCTGTACTGACCATGAAGAAAGGTGAGGTAGCTTTGTTGACTATTACGCCTGAATATGCTTTTGGTTCATCAGAGTCTCAGCAGGAATTGGCAGTGGTTCCTCCTAATTCAACCGTGTATTATGAGGTTGAGCTAGTATCGTTCGTAAAGGTAAATAAATAACTTGATGATAATTAGCAATTGTGCATTGTGACATATTTCAttgctgttttttaaaattctattaTTGAAAAGGAACACTAGCAGCCGGTGTTTAACAAAGCAGAGATCTGCCTTTTAGTTTTATTCTACTTACTTCAATTGCCAAGTCTGGTatttttttcttgtcatttttgTACCgtttttcatttctttgttcATTATTTATAATCAGTATCTATTGTCAAACCTAAATTGAATTTCTTGACATAAATATGATTGTTGTTTGGTTGCCATCATCCTGGTCTAGCAAGAATGTCCAAATTGCTAGGCTGGACGCCGTgaccggggtttgaactccggccccaaaaaaaaaaaaaaaaggcaaatgCTTAACTGTGTTTACGGGGCTCTTATGGTTAAGGTTCCTTAGAAATAATGTAGCATTGGTTAGCAGTGTTACACTTTAcacttttcaataaataaataaaagtgtttTTTCCTTGAGTTCTGTCTCTCAAATAATTATTGGTTGGATACCATTGCAACTTTCTTTATGCATTTATACCTTGGTTCATTGTTTGCTTTAGGCTAAGGAGGTATCGGACATGAACACTGAAGAGAAGATAGAAGCTGCTCGTGAGAAGCGACAAGAAGGCCTAGCATTAGTTTATGCTGCTGAATATGCAAGAGCTTCTAAAAGATTTCAGAAGGTAACCAGGTTACATTAATATATTTCACCATCTACAATGTGATAGGGCACTTAAGCCTATGGTCCATTGGTGAGCTAAGCATTAGGACAAATCTGCATAAGCCCAACATCTAGGAGTGCATGAGGGGAAGGAAGGTAGGGCTAGTGAGATAATAAGTTAGTTAGCGACTCCGACACGGACATCTGACACAGCACCGACACTGACACGTTGACACCactaatgtaaaaaaaacataggaCACCGACACTACTACTTGtatactaatttatttatgaaagatCTAAATTGAGAATCACGCATGTATCTTACTTGAgcaatttatttcattaaaaaaaggtcTATAACAAGATACAATAGTATTTGGCCTTTATTTATCCATCTACTatcgaaaaatttaaaaacgttGTATTCAACTTTATAGCCCTTCGTTGATCAACATTTTCCGCACGTCTTTAACTCTTGAATATTGTTAGAGTTGGTTACTAGAGTTTCTCTAGTTAGGAGCATAGTGCTCTCTTTAGGAGTCTTTGACTCTGGTTTATCTATTTCATTCTGTTATTCCACCCTTGTAGAGCCTCTACACTCATATTTATCATTTGATAGTAATATACAAAATTACCTTGTTCATTCTGCGGGTTCTATCAGGTATCTTTTCTGAAACTGAAACCGTAATGCAGGCTCTGAAGTTTATAAAGTATGAAACTTCCTTTCCCGATGAGGATAGGGAAATTGTTAGCTTGAGGTTTTCTTGTAATCTGGGCAATGCATGCTGCTTGATGGAATTGAAAGATTATGAACGggcaaataaatattttaaggtATGGCTGCTGTCTCCCATCTTATAGAAAATCACATCTCTTGTTTAATAGAAGTAATAATCAGTAACTTGTTTTACACAACGAACAAGCAGGATCTCAACTTAAAGCGCATAGACACTAAAACGTTGGCTGCGAACCGGAAACTTTCATGCAGGAGGAAACCGTCCAAGAATTGTCCTGGCATTTGCATATGATGTCAAGTTGAAGTCAAAAAAATGGATGGTTTATTTAAAGGGTCTCGTTAACGAGTGCCCTCGGGTCACTCTTAAGCATCCCATatttagtaattattcttttaaaaagttaactattacaatttccaatgcattcaTTCAATGCACACCGTTTCattaaaaacttactatttaaagtgcttaaagagtgtccggGGGCACTCTtaacatttcattatttaaattGTCTCCGCATCTAATCTTGTACATTTATTGAGCATGGAGAAATTCGGGCCAAAGATGGTACATATGATGTGAATTGTGTgttgatgtttgtttttttcttgaCGCAAATGTGTTGATGTTTCTAGAGTAACTTGGACTTGTGAGTTTATAGTATTTTCTAAAGGACTTGTAATATTCTATCAAGTGTTTAATTTCTATGTATTGACGATGTAAATCACTTATTTACATAGGCTGACTCGTGGAACACCAATAATGGGTGTCCCAATAATGTTGTTAGAAAtatttataagaagaaaaaaaaatattgacgatgaaaaaaaatcaattttcaatttggtcACCTCGTTTATAAAATTTAGACATTACTTCACACACTCTTCcattatcaaattttgaaaagaagggcATCAAAAGTTAACAATTATGAAAATATGgggaccaaaattgcatttaagccaaaaatatcTTACATGTAAGATGTAACCCAAGAGGAATGCATGATTTTACAGTAGGGTAAAATGATACTCTTCTTGTTTTGCATTCTAAAGAAGCTCACGAAAAATACGATATCTAGCATTTGTAGAAAATGACTAATTAAATCAGAAATGCAATATATTTGAACAAAACATTAGTAAAAGACTAAGGGGCAGGAACAGAATAAATATAAGGATTGGACAACTAATATTTAATTCTCATTCAAATTCGAAAGGGTTTTTTATACCTATTCTTAcgatttattttcatatattggGCTATAGCCTTTAATGCAGAACAAGTTCTTAAACTTGTTACAAAGTTTAATTCAAAGCTAAAGTACTTAAATCTTGCTTTAAGGAACGTAGTATCTTATTGGTTTAATTGATCCTTTAGTCCTCTAACTTATCGGGCTCGCTAAACAGAGGGAGAGGATGATAAAGACGGATCTCAAGAATTCTGCGCCATGTGCCATCAATTAGCAGCTCTTTCACCTATAAAGTAGGCATAGTTAGGGCATAGTTAGCCCAACAGATTGAGTTAGAATAAAAGGAAATACTTCTGAAGGGCTTTCCTTCAACCATTTCAACTTTGTTATCAACAATTCCACCAATTGAAGGATTTCATTTTCGGTGAGAGACATAAAAATCATGGGTCCATGCCTTTGTAATCTATGAGCCAGATCCTCCCTGACAACATAAAAAACATGTAGCAAATTATTACTATTGAATTATTCCTTCAACAAGTAGCTACATAatgatcataaaaaatattgcatAGCGAAAGGGATAGTTATGAAGAAAAGAACTACAAAACTAGCAAACCTGCTTCTTGATCGGGAAATAAGACGTGATCCTCTAGATGAGAAAACAAAAGTTTCCACATCATCCCCAAAAGAATCAGTAGAAAATAACTCACGCATTTCTGAATGATCGGCAACcctctgcttcttcttcttaacGGTAGATGTTGTTGATGGGATCAAACGTACACAAAAATTATCATCTCCTATATACAAGAGTTGCACTTGTGGTATAGATGCTATCACTTGGGAAAACCTTTTTGTATCACCAGAGATACCCAATCTCATCTTAAGTTCTCCGACGGGGATTCCATTAGGGTACGAACTCAATACCTCCCTAACCGGCCTATACTGTACCCTTTGACCTTCACAAGAAAACGAGGAAGGTATATGGATCTCTGCATTTTGTGAAGATGTGGGCTCCTCAGCAGCTAAGAAGGGATTTTTAGGACGCACCTTCCAGTTTCTATACCACTCTGGAGGATATTCAAGAGGCACCCGCGCCTTAACATACCACTCAGGAGGATAACAGAAATATTTTCCAGTAAGATATTTCCCCTTGAGCACTGAAGACCACCGCCATACTATAAATGCTCTTCTGCTGACACAATCTTCAGCCTTTCCTGGACATGCAAGCAAGAGGTTCTCGTTCCTCCTATGATAGTTCCTCCTATGATAGTTTCGAACCAATATGCAGGAGAAGTTTATGTCTTTATCACCAGATATCAAAAAGAGGTGCATGGGCGAGGAGGGATTTTGAGAAAACCAATCCACAAAGCATTTGCTCTTGTTCTTTCCACCTGTAACAGAGTAGTTAAAggtcattattattttaaaagataaagtaGATAAGATTGAATGATACATTTCAGCAAGTCGTCGTATGGACAAGATTCTAAAACTGATTTGTTAGCTGCACATCCATCTCAAACCATAAGAACCAAGCTCCATAACAAACAAGGACACTACATTCAAAATACAAAAGAGTCGTCTATCTAATTGTGATAACTAAAGAGCAATGTtcaacatttcaaaaattgattcTTGATATGGGTGTATTAGAATGGagttttaaaaaacttttttggaCAAAATAATCTTGCGGTATTTAATCAGgacttttatataatataaaaaatcttATGGTATTCAATTtggattttcaagattttttaaaGAGAGTTTCACAAAACTCAATTGTATTCGAGACTTTTTACAACTTAAAATAGAATCCGTCGgtattagaaagaaagaaagaaaaaaaacacagatTTTGAGGAATTACTTTACTAAATAGATTTTGTATAAGACTTTTTAGTACcgttaatatttaattaaatagtaaaCAATTGTATTTACATTGTAAATATATTCTAGCTTACTTTAGGATAAAATATTACGTAGAATATTCCTTTTGTAATCTCCTATATAATAGACCCGTAGTGTTATTCAGACATAGTTTTTAGCATATgtctctcttttttctcttaTTCAACAAGTACAATCTATAAACACTACACCCAGCAAACAATCCCACCTAAACTCATGGGACTTTTAAACTCTATCATTCCCTGCTTGTAGACCTCTTCAAGTGAGTATTTctatctctctcttcctttttataCTCAAAGTTTATCCATCATTATAACTCCTATCCTATGTATTGCAAAAAATGTGATCAGCAACTGCTCTTTTACAACTCTTGACTCTGCTCTCAATTTCTTAATCTCGCTATCAGCAAACTTTGTTAGGTGCTCTCATTATTTTTACCCTTGGTATTGTAATCATATAGAGATAATGATCAATGATAACAAAAACTgaaaaacaaaaagtataaggagatcacataaaaaatataaaaataaaaaaataaaaaaaaagaagtaaaatccTATTGCAATAATAATCTTGATAAgttttctcttaattttttttgatgaagtttCTTTTGATGTAATTGGGTTATGCCATAATAATCTTTTTACGCCTGTAAAATCGAAACAAAAATGTTTTGAAAGCTCGGCGGAATCATTAAACTCGGGAAATTTCtccaaagtcttttaaaatctattGGACTTTTTTCCTAATAAAACAGTCCTATAAAATCCAAAACCAATACACCCCTTAATTTCtggtaaagaaagaaaaacaatagaactGAAAATGAAGATGGTAATAGTTTTAGATATAAGGTAAGAAAAAAGAACCTGGAATGTGGTGGAGAACAATGCCAGATTGGAAAAATGCTTCTTGTTTGATCTGTGAAAGTTGAGAAACATCGCCATAAGCGTCAATATGAATTGGGCCCTTAATCCCGTTGGCTCTAAGAACTCCCATAATTGAAGGTGCTACATTCAAAAAGCTAATGCCGGAGGGGACGCCACAGCTATCAAAGTCCCACCATACTGCAACCCTAAATTTAAAGTTATCCCAATGAGGTTGCAGAGGATGACTAAGATCCTGTTGCAGTTCTGATGACTTGGGCTCTTCAAAATGACTAGCACTATGGTCTATTTCGGACTTAGCATTGCTTTTCCAAAATGTCCACCAACTACTAATCCAACTACAGAAAGTTGAAGTAAATGGGCTACGACAAACTTCATCAACCTCCTTTCTAGTTGGAATCTCATGGTTGTTTTCCAATATGGTGCAATCATTAGAAGTAGACGGATTCTGTGAAGGGATTATTTTTTCAAGAATTTCAGGATTTCCATCATCAGACTTAACAACGTCATTGTCAGATTTTTTGGAAATATTGTTGTCATCTGGAAGAAGTTGAATCTGCGGCAATGGTGCACGGGCCACATCCAACTCTAAAGATTTTTTCTGCAACTCATTTGGAGGCTGATGCACAATACTGTCCATGAACAAAGGAGTTGATGATTTACCATCAGCGTATTCCCCGAGAGGTTTTCCTTGTGAAGGGATAGATTGGAATGATTTTAAATCATCACCCTCACTGTTAACACACGATGAGGATATTTTGGGAACCCCGTCTGCACTTCTATCCATATTTTTACCGTCATTGGGCAACTTTTGAGTTGCGGCACCATCGTTCTGGTTATTCTTAACAGCAGATGTCGTTGATGGGACCAAACAAACCCAAAAATTATTTCCTCCTAAATACTGGAGTTGTACATATGACATAGATATTAGGAAGTTGGAAAACTTTTTATTTCCATAGAAACGTTTAACCAAAGGCATATCACAGTTTGTCAACTCTGCACGAAGATCTCCTATGGAGATCCCATTTGGATGCGAACACAATATTTTCATAACCTGgctagaaaatgattttgaagctTGACTTAACTTTTTGTCCAAGGTAGGTTTGTATATCTCCTCCTCCGAATTTTGTGAAGATGTGTGCAACTCAACAACTGAGAAGGGGTTTTCAAGAGGCACATTTGAGTTTTCATACCATGAATAAGTGGGACCATCAGGAGGATAGTTGAAATGTTTTCCTGTAAGGTCATCCCCCTTGAGCATGGAAGACCACTCCCACATTATAGTTGCTGCATGG from Medicago truncatula cultivar Jemalong A17 chromosome 8, MtrunA17r5.0-ANR, whole genome shotgun sequence includes the following:
- the LOC11425505 gene encoding putative disease resistance protein RGA1, with product MAEQIPYAVAASLVNRLASAAFREFGRIYGVMDELERLKNTVESIKAVLLDAEDKQEKSHAVQIWIRRLKDDVLHPADDLLDEFAIEDMRQKRDEARKNKVTQVLHSLSPNRIAFSRKMAYEVEKIQKKFNDVVKDMSVLNLNPNVVVVQQTNSVRREKSSFVLESDIIGRDDDKNDIVSMLRQSHENQRVSVVAIVGIGGLGKTALSQLVYNDGEVTNYFEKCMWVCVSDNFDVKTIVKNMLESLTKEPINDTLSLENLQNMLRENLTGKKYLLVLDDIWNESFGKWAQLRTYLMYGAKGSKVVVTTRSKIVAERMGVSVSYNLNGLTLEKSWSLLTNIITYGDETKAVNQTLETIGKKIAEKCSGVPLAIRTLGGLLQGKNEEREWIDVLQGDFWKLCEDEESIMPVLKLSYQNLSPQLRQCFAYCSLYTKDWKIEKDELIQLWMAQGYLECSDEKQRMEDIGNQFVTILLMKSFFQDAEIYHGDIRSFKMHDLSMKVAGNDCCYLDSETKRLVGSPMHIMLKRDAIGFLESLSSNKMRTLILLTDFSEKLNEKELLVISKFKYLRVLKLMRCSLSNLCDSIEKLNHLRYLNLQECEVVGSLSTSISNLVCLQTLLLHRCKVEFSTIDISKLISLRYFDIEYLKHLNRRREHLDLENWV
- the LOC11431118 gene encoding uncharacterized protein translates to MDLNDWVSTNPPPLHLFLIFGNRDFSSSGILHRLRMCNYNILLACPGRAHVAALCHAATIMWEWSSMLKGDDLTGKHFNYPPDGPTYSWYENSNVPLENPFSVVELHTSSQNSEEEIYKPTLDKKLSQASKSFSSQVMKILCSHPNGISIGDLRAELTNCDMPLVKRFYGNKKFSNFLISMSYVQLQYLGGNNFWVCLVPSTTSAVKNNQNDGAATQKLPNDGKNMDRSADGVPKISSSCVNSEGDDLKSFQSIPSQGKPLGEYADGKSSTPLFMDSIVHQPPNELQKKSLELDVARAPLPQIQLLPDDNNISKKSDNDVVKSDDGNPEILEKIIPSQNPSTSNDCTILENNHEIPTRKEVDEVCRSPFTSTFCSWISSWWTFWKSNAKSEIDHSASHFEEPKSSELQQDLSHPLQPHWDNFKFRVAVWWDFDSCGVPSGISFLNVAPSIMGVLRANGIKGPIHIDAYGDVSQLSQIKQEAFFQSGIVLHHIPGGKNKSKCFVDWFSQNPSSPMHLFLISGDKDINFSCILVRNYHRRNYHRRNENLLLACPGKAEDCVSRRAFIVWRWSSVLKGKYLTGKYFCYPPEWYVKARVPLEYPPEWYRNWKVRPKNPFLAAEEPTSSQNAEIHIPSSFSCEGQRVQYRPVREVLSSYPNGIPVGELKMRLGISGDTKRFSQVIASIPQVQLLYIGDDNFCVRLIPSTTSTVKKKKQRVADHSEMRELFSTDSFGDDVETFVFSSRGSRLISRSRSREDLAHRLQRHGPMIFMSLTENEILQLVELLITKLKWLKESPSEVFPFILTQSVGLTMP